TCAAGGCACTCGTGTACATCAACGCGATCATTCCGGACAAGGGAGAGTCCTTCGCCGGCCTCTCCGGCAAGTTCCCCGCCGCCCCACTCACCAAGGCGCTGAAGCAGGTCCCGTTCCGCAACGGCGACGGCACCACGGGCACCGACGTGTACATCCAGCCCGCCGAACTCCACGCCACCTTCGCCCAGGACCTCTCCCAGCAGCAGGCGTCCGTCATGGCAGCGACACAGCGCCCGATCGCACAGTCGGCCTTCACCGACAAGCTCACCGAGGCGGCCTGGCGGGACAAGCCCGTCTACGTGCTCATCGGCAAACAGGACCGGGCCATCAACCCGAGCCTCGAACGGTACGAGGCCAAACGCGCACACGCACGCCAGACAGTGGAGATCAACTCCTCACACGTGTCCCTGGTCTCCCACCCTCAAGCCGTCACAGATCTCATCCTCAGCGCGGCCCACAACTCCGGCCACCAGTAGACGAACAGGCATGACCTGCCACAGCCGCGGTGTGCGGTCCTGCGCCGCGGCTCCGGTCGTCGCCAACAACAGCTGGCACTCCTGAAACAGCGGTCTC
Above is a genomic segment from Streptomyces fodineus containing:
- a CDS encoding alpha/beta fold hydrolase; translated protein: MIVSGIPASGKGRLALGVALLSALTVLPTHAADDVGRAPAGQKPTVVLVHGAFADGSSWSAVVQRLQQDGYQVIAPPNTLRGIPQDSTYLNSLLKTVKGPIVLVGHSYAGEVISQAAAGIDNVKALVYINAIIPDKGESFAGLSGKFPAAPLTKALKQVPFRNGDGTTGTDVYIQPAELHATFAQDLSQQQASVMAATQRPIAQSAFTDKLTEAAWRDKPVYVLIGKQDRAINPSLERYEAKRAHARQTVEINSSHVSLVSHPQAVTDLILSAAHNSGHQ